From the Maioricimonas rarisocia genome, one window contains:
- a CDS encoding sulfatase-like hydrolase/transferase, whose product MTQFCFNRSIRIPMVCLLAVIALASRAPAAERPNILLAISDDQSWPHASAYGCQSVSTPAFDRVAKKGVLFNNAFAASPGCSPCRAALLTGRQTWQIENAGTHASSFPLKYRTFPERLGEAGYFVGHTGKGWGPGNYKVDGREQNPAGPAFSSIRTKPPHGGIRNTDYAANFDAFLEQRDEGQPFCFWYGASEPHRTFEKGVGLKTGKSLDDVEVPSFLPDTPEIRSDILDYCLEIEWFDTHLARMLDRLEEIGELDNTIVIVTSDNGMAFPRAKANCYEYGIHMPLAICWGDRVPGGRSVDDLVQFVDLTATILDAAGLDVDSLDLTGRSLVHVLESEKSGQVDPERTVAFSARERHSSSRYQNLAYPIRALRTPQYLYIRNFRHQRWPAGTPQKYEANGELGPPHGGYHDIDACPSHTFLVENRRQDAVKAFFHLAIDPRPEVELFDITSDPGCLVNLAGSPELAEVESRLREQFEEYLTRTGDPRVVNPDGGDVFETYRRYSRLRSFPVPAHVQEERDRLRGEGWTYLFDGESLDGWRVSGPEDSFEVVNGTIRARATSDQAHLYYVGPEGGADFTDFELVFESLARPGANGGVYFHTSWQETGFPNDGHEVQVNNSHKNRTRTGSLFSVVNIDESPVEDDVFFTQRVTVRGKHVTIDVNGERVVDYTEPDDYSHPRYTGRDVDHGTFALQAHDPESVVFYRNIRVRRLEPSEDGGE is encoded by the coding sequence ATGACTCAGTTTTGTTTCAATCGGTCAATCCGCATACCGATGGTCTGCCTGCTTGCCGTCATTGCACTCGCGAGCCGGGCGCCGGCCGCCGAGCGGCCCAATATTCTGCTGGCGATCAGTGATGATCAGTCCTGGCCGCACGCCTCCGCGTACGGTTGTCAGTCGGTCTCGACGCCCGCCTTCGACCGGGTGGCGAAGAAGGGAGTGCTGTTCAACAACGCGTTTGCTGCCTCGCCGGGCTGCAGTCCCTGCCGGGCCGCTCTGCTGACCGGACGGCAGACCTGGCAGATCGAAAACGCAGGCACGCACGCGAGTTCGTTTCCGCTGAAGTACCGGACCTTCCCCGAGCGGCTGGGCGAAGCGGGTTACTTCGTCGGTCACACCGGTAAAGGCTGGGGGCCGGGCAACTACAAGGTGGATGGTCGCGAGCAGAACCCGGCCGGCCCGGCTTTCTCGTCGATCCGCACGAAGCCGCCGCACGGAGGAATCCGCAACACCGACTACGCCGCCAACTTCGATGCATTTCTCGAGCAGCGTGACGAGGGGCAGCCGTTCTGTTTCTGGTACGGAGCGAGCGAGCCGCACCGCACCTTTGAAAAAGGTGTGGGGCTGAAGACTGGCAAGTCGCTGGACGATGTCGAGGTGCCGTCGTTCCTCCCCGATACGCCGGAGATCCGCTCCGACATTCTCGACTACTGCCTCGAAATCGAGTGGTTTGACACGCATCTGGCCCGGATGCTCGACCGGCTGGAAGAGATCGGTGAGCTGGATAACACGATTGTCATTGTCACCAGCGATAACGGCATGGCCTTTCCCCGTGCGAAGGCGAACTGCTACGAGTACGGCATCCACATGCCGCTGGCGATCTGCTGGGGGGACCGCGTCCCGGGCGGCCGATCGGTGGATGACCTGGTGCAGTTTGTCGACCTGACAGCGACGATCCTGGATGCCGCCGGTCTCGATGTCGACAGCCTCGATCTGACCGGCCGGAGTCTGGTCCACGTCCTCGAGTCGGAGAAGAGCGGGCAGGTTGATCCGGAGCGAACGGTCGCGTTCTCGGCCCGCGAGCGGCACTCGTCGTCACGGTATCAGAATCTTGCCTACCCGATTCGGGCCCTGCGGACGCCGCAGTATCTCTACATCCGGAATTTCCGTCACCAGCGATGGCCGGCGGGGACGCCGCAGAAGTACGAGGCGAACGGCGAACTCGGTCCGCCGCACGGGGGCTATCACGACATCGACGCCTGCCCGTCCCACACCTTTCTCGTTGAGAATCGCCGGCAGGACGCGGTCAAAGCGTTCTTCCACCTGGCGATCGATCCCCGGCCGGAAGTGGAGCTGTTCGATATCACGAGCGATCCCGGCTGTCTGGTGAACCTGGCCGGCAGCCCCGAGCTGGCGGAGGTCGAGTCGCGGCTGCGTGAACAGTTCGAGGAGTACCTGACGCGGACGGGGGACCCCCGGGTCGTGAATCCGGATGGCGGGGACGTTTTCGAGACGTATCGGAGGTACAGCCGGCTGCGAAGCTTCCCGGTGCCGGCCCACGTGCAGGAAGAGCGGGATCGACTGCGCGGGGAGGGGTGGACGTATCTCTTCGACGGCGAGTCGCTCGACGGCTGGCGGGTGAGCGGGCCGGAGGATTCCTTCGAGGTCGTCAACGGCACGATCCGGGCCCGGGCCACGTCCGATCAGGCCCACCTCTACTACGTCGGGCCGGAGGGGGGCGCTGACTTCACCGATTTCGAACTGGTCTTCGAGAGTCTCGCCAGGCCGGGCGCGAATGGCGGCGTCTACTTTCACACGTCGTGGCAGGAGACCGGTTTTCCCAACGACGGTCACGAAGTGCAGGTCAACAACTCGCACAAGAACCGCACCCGAACAGGCAGTCTGTTCTCGGTGGTGAACATCGACGAATCGCCGGTGGAGGACGACGTCTTCTTCACGCAGCGTGTGACGGTTCGCGGAAAGCACGTCACGATCGATGTGAACGGCGAGAGGGTCGTGGATTACACCGAGCCGGACGACTACAGCCATCCGCGGTACACCGGCCGGGATGTTGATCACGGAACCTTCGCCCTGCAGGCCCACGATCCGGAGAGCGTGGTGTTCTACCGGAACATCCGGGTTCGGCGGCTGGAACCGTCGGAGGATGGTGGGGAGTAA
- the speA gene encoding biosynthetic arginine decarboxylase, producing MDLETALKPWTTADATELYEVARWGNGYFSIGENGHLQVHPDRDTSRSIDLKEVIDRLQLRGLDLPILVRFNGILKDRLRELHDVFQRAITDHEYQGSYSCVYPIKVNQQREVVEKIVEYGRPLGFGLEAGSKPELLAVVAVAEPGTPIICNGFKDDEFIEMAMIAQKIGHHVIPVVEKYTELGLVLKYAKKVGVRPQIGMRIKLASRGSGRWQSSGGYRSKFGLTVGEVLKGLEELEQLGMADCFKLLHFHIGSQVTNIRMLKAAINEAARVYVSLKKRGAGLEYLDVGGGLGVDYDGSQTNYESSMNYTLQEYANDVVHHVVTVCNEADVPHPNIVSESGRAIAAFHSILVFGTLGVSEQGNGQEIPAEIPEEYEQPLHDLHAACQQVNGRNMLEMYHDAQQSLDMAMNLFTAGYLSIEQRVLAEQLYFAICHKIRRLTRDLEYVSDELTSFDRMLSDSYFCNFSLFQSMPDSWAIKQLFPVMPIHRLEERPTRHGVLCDITCDSDGKIDTFIDRRDVKKTLLLHRFDGSPYCLAAFLIGAYQEILGDLHNLFGDPNAVHVDLDDEGKVRVEAIVKGDTVSEVLDYVEFKPTEMIGRMQMSVEKAVRAGRIDNQQAGQFLKFYEQSLGGYTYLEEPQED from the coding sequence ATGGATCTTGAAACTGCGTTGAAGCCGTGGACCACCGCCGACGCCACGGAATTGTACGAAGTTGCCCGGTGGGGCAACGGGTACTTTTCGATCGGCGAGAACGGCCACCTGCAGGTTCACCCGGATCGCGACACCTCGCGGTCGATTGATCTGAAGGAAGTGATCGACCGTCTGCAACTGCGGGGACTGGATCTGCCGATCCTGGTCCGCTTCAACGGGATTCTCAAGGATCGGCTGCGCGAGCTGCACGACGTCTTTCAGCGCGCCATCACCGATCACGAGTACCAGGGTTCGTACTCCTGCGTGTACCCGATCAAGGTGAACCAGCAGCGCGAGGTCGTCGAAAAGATCGTCGAATACGGCCGGCCGCTTGGGTTCGGGCTCGAAGCGGGCAGCAAGCCGGAACTGCTGGCGGTTGTCGCAGTCGCCGAGCCGGGCACGCCAATCATCTGCAACGGCTTCAAGGATGACGAATTCATCGAGATGGCGATGATCGCGCAGAAGATCGGCCATCACGTCATCCCCGTCGTCGAGAAATACACCGAGCTCGGGCTGGTACTGAAGTACGCGAAAAAGGTGGGCGTGCGGCCGCAGATCGGCATGCGGATCAAGCTCGCCTCCCGCGGATCGGGCCGCTGGCAGTCGTCGGGCGGTTACCGCTCGAAGTTCGGGCTGACCGTCGGCGAAGTGCTCAAGGGGCTCGAAGAACTCGAGCAGCTCGGCATGGCCGACTGCTTCAAGCTGCTGCATTTCCACATCGGCAGTCAGGTGACCAACATCCGGATGCTCAAGGCGGCCATCAACGAGGCGGCCCGGGTGTACGTGTCGCTCAAGAAGCGGGGGGCCGGTCTGGAGTACCTCGACGTCGGCGGCGGACTGGGGGTGGACTACGACGGTTCGCAGACCAACTACGAATCGAGCATGAACTACACGTTGCAGGAATACGCCAACGACGTGGTCCATCACGTCGTCACGGTCTGCAACGAGGCGGACGTCCCGCACCCCAACATCGTCTCCGAGAGTGGCCGGGCGATTGCGGCGTTCCACAGCATTCTCGTGTTCGGGACACTTGGCGTCTCCGAACAGGGGAACGGACAGGAGATCCCCGCCGAGATTCCCGAAGAATACGAGCAGCCGCTGCACGACCTGCACGCCGCCTGTCAGCAGGTCAACGGCCGCAACATGCTCGAGATGTACCACGATGCGCAGCAGTCGCTGGACATGGCGATGAACCTGTTCACCGCCGGCTACCTGTCGATCGAACAGCGGGTGCTGGCCGAGCAGCTGTACTTCGCCATCTGCCACAAGATCCGCCGGCTGACGCGGGATCTCGAATATGTCTCCGACGAGCTGACCAGTTTCGACCGCATGCTCTCGGACAGCTACTTCTGCAATTTCTCGCTGTTCCAGTCGATGCCGGACAGCTGGGCGATCAAGCAGCTGTTCCCCGTCATGCCGATTCACCGGCTCGAGGAACGGCCGACCCGGCACGGCGTACTGTGCGACATTACCTGTGATTCGGACGGCAAGATCGACACCTTTATCGATCGCCGTGACGTCAAGAAGACGCTGCTGCTGCACCGCTTCGACGGATCGCCGTACTGTCTGGCCGCATTTCTGATCGGGGCCTATCAGGAGATCCTCGGCGACCTGCACAACCTGTTTGGCGATCCGAACGCTGTCCACGTCGATCTGGACGACGAAGGAAAGGTGCGGGTCGAGGCGATCGTCAAGGGGGACACCGTTAGCGAGGTGCTCGATTACGTCGAATTCAAACCGACCGAAATGATTGGCCGGATGCAGATGTCCGTCGAGAAGGCGGTCCGGGCCGGTCGCATCGACAATCAGCAGGCGGGGCAGTTCCTCAAGTTCTACGAGCAGAGCCTGGGCGGCTACACCTACCTCGAAGAGCCGCAGGAAGACTGA
- a CDS encoding agmatine deiminase family protein: MTLSPDSPMPAAYGFRMPAEWEPHEATWLSWPHREETWPGNFEPVPDVFVQLAAILAESETVRINVRDEEMAEDVAGRLKRAGVSPDRVRFHHHPTDDAWVRDHGPCYIVRDMEGRRERAIVNWGYNSWGNKYPPFDQDNMIPSRIAHEAAELCFTPNMVLEGGSIDVNGRGTLLTTESCLFHPNRNPERSREEIEQALRRYLGVTNILWLGDGIVGDDTDGHVDDITRFVAADTIVTVVEEDPQDENYQPLQENLRRLESMTDQQGRAFKIVNLPMPRPVYFDGERLPASYANFYIANRRVIVPVYGQKSDRTALETLQGLFPDRLVIGIDCTALVWGLGAIHCVTQQQPAC; encoded by the coding sequence ATGACACTCAGTCCCGATTCCCCGATGCCCGCGGCGTACGGATTCCGCATGCCGGCCGAATGGGAGCCGCACGAAGCGACATGGCTCTCCTGGCCGCATCGCGAAGAGACCTGGCCGGGCAATTTCGAGCCCGTCCCCGACGTGTTCGTCCAGCTCGCCGCCATCCTGGCCGAGTCCGAGACGGTCCGCATCAACGTTCGGGACGAAGAAATGGCCGAAGATGTGGCCGGTCGACTGAAGCGGGCCGGCGTTTCACCGGACCGGGTCCGGTTTCACCATCACCCGACGGACGATGCCTGGGTCCGCGATCACGGTCCCTGCTACATCGTCCGCGACATGGAAGGTCGCCGCGAACGGGCGATCGTCAACTGGGGCTACAACAGCTGGGGGAACAAGTACCCCCCGTTCGACCAGGACAACATGATCCCCTCCCGGATCGCCCACGAAGCTGCCGAGCTCTGCTTCACACCGAACATGGTGCTCGAAGGGGGCTCAATCGACGTCAACGGCCGCGGCACCCTGCTGACGACCGAATCCTGCCTGTTTCACCCCAACCGGAACCCCGAGCGGTCCCGTGAAGAGATCGAGCAGGCCCTGCGGCGGTATCTGGGAGTGACCAACATTCTGTGGCTCGGCGACGGAATCGTGGGTGACGACACCGACGGCCATGTGGACGACATCACCCGGTTTGTCGCGGCCGACACGATTGTGACGGTTGTCGAAGAGGATCCGCAGGATGAGAACTATCAGCCACTGCAGGAGAATCTGCGGCGGCTGGAATCGATGACCGATCAACAGGGGCGCGCCTTCAAAATCGTGAACCTCCCGATGCCGCGCCCCGTATACTTTGACGGAGAACGGCTTCCGGCCAGTTACGCAAACTTTTACATTGCCAATCGACGGGTCATCGTCCCCGTCTACGGGCAGAAGAGCGATCGAACCGCCCTGGAGACACTGCAGGGGCTGTTTCCCGATCGCCTGGTGATCGGAATTGACTGCACGGCACTGGTCTGGGGGCTGGGGGCGATCCACTGCGTCACTCAGCAGCAGCCCGCCTGCTGA
- a CDS encoding deoxyhypusine synthase family protein, translating to MQHRELHDGRQDGLVPLESLDLSKVDSTPDLLRSMARTAFAGRQLGEAFDIALEMFRDEGCRVVLTLSGAMTVAKMGRIICEMIDRGTVQAVISTGALMAHGLTESIGLAHYRYDPSKSDTDLFEKGYNRIYDTLEMESNLNEVEELVRTVLTQTDPPGGTWCSSSLCRALGQALDEADSGAGILRSAYRQNVPVFIPAFTDSEVGLDVSTWAMGAALKDVDRSKLTYEEALQAVPPFNPFLDLQHYARLAGTAERLGIFTIGGGVPRNWAQQVGPYIDITNHRVGTKLTAPRFQYGIRICPEPVHWGGLSGCTYSEGVSWGKFVPPAEGGRFAEVHSDATLAWPLLMHGVFSEMDGSDA from the coding sequence ATGCAGCATCGCGAGTTGCACGACGGGCGCCAGGATGGTCTGGTCCCGCTGGAAAGTCTCGACCTCAGCAAAGTCGACTCAACCCCCGACCTGCTGCGGAGCATGGCCCGGACCGCCTTCGCCGGCCGCCAGCTCGGAGAAGCCTTCGACATCGCTCTGGAAATGTTCCGCGACGAAGGCTGCCGCGTCGTGCTCACACTCTCCGGCGCCATGACCGTCGCCAAGATGGGCCGCATCATCTGCGAGATGATCGACCGCGGCACCGTCCAGGCGGTCATTTCCACCGGAGCTCTGATGGCCCACGGCCTGACCGAATCGATCGGTCTGGCCCACTATCGGTACGATCCCTCGAAGTCGGATACCGACCTGTTCGAGAAGGGCTACAACCGCATCTACGACACGCTCGAGATGGAGTCCAACCTCAACGAGGTCGAGGAACTCGTCCGGACTGTGCTCACCCAGACCGATCCACCCGGCGGGACGTGGTGTTCCTCGTCGCTCTGCCGGGCACTGGGCCAGGCACTCGACGAAGCCGACAGCGGTGCGGGGATTCTCCGCAGCGCCTACCGCCAGAACGTGCCGGTCTTCATCCCCGCCTTCACCGACAGCGAAGTCGGCCTGGATGTCTCGACCTGGGCGATGGGAGCGGCGCTGAAAGACGTCGACCGCAGCAAACTGACATACGAAGAGGCGCTGCAGGCCGTCCCGCCGTTCAACCCGTTTCTCGACCTGCAGCACTACGCGCGGCTGGCCGGCACCGCCGAGCGGCTGGGGATCTTCACCATCGGCGGGGGCGTTCCCCGGAACTGGGCCCAGCAGGTCGGCCCGTATATTGACATTACCAACCACCGTGTCGGCACGAAGCTGACGGCTCCGCGGTTCCAGTACGGGATCCGGATCTGTCCGGAGCCGGTCCACTGGGGCGGCCTGTCCGGCTGTACGTACTCCGAAGGAGTCAGCTGGGGCAAATTCGTGCCGCCCGCCGAAGGGGGCCGCTTTGCCGAAGTCCATTCCGACGCCACGCTCGCCTGGCCGCTGCTGATGCACGGCGTGTTCTCGGAAATGGACGGCAGCGATGCCTGA
- a CDS encoding serine/threonine-protein kinase: protein MRKSDPTSDERLADLLDELLLRQRQGEPIDINRFVQAAPDLADELRQLWATVQMAEDFVSDPSPGEPPAPDLLPEATPTTTAEVPRRAGDFELLEELGRGGMGIVYRARQIDLNRVVALKMLLQGDLATETDLERFRAESASAARLDHPHIVHVYEVGELEGRPYFTMRYVEGSTLARRLIDGPLPPRDAARLLIPVCRAIAHAHRQGVLHRDLKPSNILIDASGRPFVSDFGLAKRIPAAGQDPAAASTLTHSGAIVGTPGYMAPEQALGNRGEVSPATDIYSLGAILYATLTGRAPFQSASPVDTVLMVLEQEPPPPRLLNPNADPDLEMIALKALQKPADLRYVTADDLADDLESFLRHEPIAARSSHFSQILSRAFRPTHHIGVLENWGLLWMWHAFVLLVLCLVTNWMQHVPVRERLAYAGLWTFGLGTWALIFWNLRRRAGPVTFVERQIAHVWAASMACSTMLFLVEGLLGLAPLRLSPVLALIAGAVFVVKAGILSGEFYIPALLLFLTCIPMALFPAAGLSIFGIVSAACFFVPGLKFYRQRRAESRTESHA, encoded by the coding sequence ATGCGCAAATCCGATCCAACCAGCGACGAACGACTGGCCGACCTGCTGGACGAGCTGCTGCTCCGACAACGGCAGGGCGAACCCATCGACATTAACCGATTTGTCCAGGCCGCCCCGGATCTCGCCGACGAGCTTCGCCAGCTCTGGGCCACCGTGCAGATGGCTGAAGACTTCGTCAGCGATCCCTCGCCCGGCGAGCCCCCGGCTCCCGATTTGCTTCCGGAAGCAACTCCCACGACCACAGCCGAAGTCCCCCGCCGCGCGGGCGATTTCGAGCTCCTGGAAGAACTCGGCCGGGGAGGGATGGGGATCGTCTATCGGGCGCGCCAGATCGACCTCAACCGCGTTGTCGCCCTCAAGATGCTCCTGCAGGGAGATCTGGCAACCGAGACCGATCTCGAACGATTCCGCGCCGAGTCCGCGTCGGCAGCACGACTCGACCATCCGCACATCGTCCATGTCTACGAAGTGGGTGAACTCGAAGGCCGCCCCTACTTCACGATGCGGTACGTCGAAGGAAGTACACTCGCCCGGCGGCTGATTGACGGACCGCTTCCTCCCCGCGATGCCGCCCGTCTGCTGATTCCGGTCTGCCGCGCCATCGCCCATGCCCACCGCCAGGGCGTCCTCCACCGGGATCTGAAACCGTCCAACATCCTCATCGACGCGTCCGGACGCCCGTTCGTCAGCGACTTCGGACTCGCCAAACGGATCCCGGCGGCAGGCCAGGATCCCGCAGCGGCTTCGACACTGACGCACTCCGGTGCGATCGTCGGCACTCCCGGCTACATGGCGCCCGAACAGGCTCTTGGCAATCGTGGGGAAGTGAGTCCGGCCACCGACATCTACAGCCTGGGGGCGATTCTCTACGCGACGCTGACCGGGCGGGCACCGTTTCAATCCGCTTCGCCCGTCGACACCGTCCTGATGGTGCTCGAACAGGAACCGCCCCCGCCGCGCCTGCTCAACCCCAATGCGGACCCTGACCTCGAGATGATCGCGCTGAAGGCGCTGCAGAAACCGGCCGACCTCCGCTACGTCACCGCCGACGACCTGGCCGACGATCTGGAATCATTCCTCAGGCACGAGCCGATCGCGGCTCGATCGTCACACTTCAGCCAGATCCTCAGCCGGGCTTTCCGACCGACACACCACATCGGCGTGCTGGAGAACTGGGGCCTGCTGTGGATGTGGCACGCCTTCGTACTGCTTGTGCTGTGCCTGGTGACGAACTGGATGCAGCATGTGCCGGTTCGCGAACGGCTCGCCTATGCCGGCCTGTGGACCTTCGGACTCGGGACGTGGGCGCTGATCTTCTGGAATCTGCGCAGACGGGCGGGCCCGGTCACGTTCGTCGAACGACAGATCGCCCACGTGTGGGCGGCCAGCATGGCCTGCTCGACGATGCTGTTCCTCGTCGAAGGGCTGCTGGGGCTCGCTCCCCTGAGACTCTCGCCCGTGCTGGCCCTGATTGCCGGGGCCGTCTTCGTCGTGAAAGCCGGCATCCTCTCCGGCGAGTTCTACATCCCGGCCCTGCTGCTGTTTCTCACCTGCATCCCGATGGCACTGTTTCCCGCTGCGGGCTTGAGCATCTTCGGGATCGTCAGCGCCGCCTGCTTCTTCGTTCCCGGCCTGAAGTTCTACCGACAGCGACGGGCCGAGTCCCGAACCGAATCGCACGCCTGA
- a CDS encoding carbon-nitrogen hydrolase → MPDRTDKAVVALIQSRVTDDLQHNLDATVEKIRDAAKQGAQIVCTQELFRSHYFCQTEDHDKFQLAEPIPGPSTEALAAVAREQEVVVVGSLFERRAPGLYHNTAVVFDADGRQCGLYRKMHIPDDPLFYEKFYFTPGDLGFRTFDTRYGRVGVLICWDQWYPEAARLTALQGAQILFYPTAIGWHPQEKSDFGMAQHASWQTIQRSHAIANGVYVAAANRVGHEGDPDGGIEFWGQSFICDPAGTILTEGSVNDEAIVISECDFSALDIQRTHWPFLRDRRIDAYGELTERFLDAR, encoded by the coding sequence ATGCCTGATCGCACCGACAAAGCCGTCGTCGCGCTGATTCAGTCCCGCGTCACGGATGATCTGCAGCACAACCTCGACGCCACCGTGGAGAAGATCCGGGACGCGGCAAAGCAGGGGGCACAGATCGTCTGCACGCAGGAGCTGTTTCGCTCTCACTACTTCTGCCAGACTGAAGATCACGACAAGTTCCAGCTGGCCGAACCGATCCCCGGCCCCAGCACCGAGGCGCTCGCTGCCGTCGCCCGCGAGCAGGAGGTCGTCGTCGTCGGCTCACTGTTCGAACGGCGGGCCCCCGGCCTGTACCACAACACCGCGGTGGTGTTCGACGCCGACGGCCGCCAGTGCGGTCTGTACCGCAAGATGCACATCCCGGACGATCCGCTGTTCTACGAGAAGTTCTACTTCACGCCCGGCGATCTGGGATTCCGCACGTTCGACACCCGTTACGGACGGGTCGGTGTGCTCATCTGCTGGGATCAGTGGTATCCTGAAGCAGCCCGGCTGACCGCCCTGCAGGGAGCCCAGATCCTGTTCTACCCGACGGCGATCGGCTGGCATCCGCAGGAGAAGTCGGACTTCGGCATGGCCCAGCACGCCTCCTGGCAGACGATCCAGCGAAGCCACGCCATCGCCAACGGTGTCTACGTAGCGGCGGCCAACCGGGTCGGACACGAAGGAGACCCCGACGGCGGTATCGAATTCTGGGGACAAAGCTTCATCTGCGACCCGGCCGGAACGATTCTGACCGAAGGAAGCGTCAACGACGAAGCGATCGTCATCAGCGAATGCGACTTCTCCGCACTGGACATTCAGCGCACTCACTGGCCGTTCCTGCGAGACCGACGGATCGACGCCTACGGCGAGCTGACCGAACGATTCCTGGACGCCAGGTAA
- a CDS encoding lysophospholipid acyltransferase family protein → MFTYATEVNERWKKRMVRAIERASGSRKLDRMYQDRHALLAQGLDPWATSVRLMNLMVEEIGFPIEDAPKEGPLVVVANHPYGVIDGMILCHLIAKVRPDFRILINAVLEQVEEIRPWLLPIDFHDTKEAMATNIRSRAEALRFLQDGGAVVIFPSGGVSTARRGFGKAVDADWKTFTSKLIRATSATVLPVYFHGQNSRLFQLASNLSMTLRLAMLTHEVKRQHGRRVQVVIGEPIPPEELTELTCRQGLIDHLRHVTYGLERQLPAKKFLRKPR, encoded by the coding sequence ATGTTCACCTACGCCACGGAAGTGAACGAACGGTGGAAGAAGCGGATGGTCCGCGCGATCGAACGCGCCAGCGGATCACGCAAGCTCGACCGTATGTACCAGGACCGGCACGCGCTGCTCGCACAGGGGCTCGATCCCTGGGCCACCTCCGTTCGCCTGATGAACCTGATGGTCGAAGAGATCGGCTTTCCGATCGAAGACGCGCCGAAAGAAGGCCCGCTGGTGGTCGTCGCGAATCACCCGTACGGCGTCATCGACGGCATGATTCTCTGTCACCTCATCGCCAAGGTGCGGCCCGATTTCCGGATCCTCATCAACGCGGTCCTCGAGCAGGTCGAAGAGATCCGCCCCTGGCTGCTCCCCATCGACTTCCACGACACAAAGGAAGCGATGGCCACGAACATCCGCTCGCGGGCGGAGGCCCTCCGATTTCTGCAGGATGGAGGTGCGGTCGTCATCTTCCCGAGCGGGGGCGTCTCGACTGCGCGGCGCGGCTTCGGCAAGGCGGTCGATGCCGACTGGAAAACCTTTACCTCGAAGCTCATCCGGGCTACATCGGCAACGGTGCTGCCTGTCTACTTTCACGGCCAGAACAGCCGGCTGTTCCAGTTGGCCAGCAACCTCAGCATGACCCTGCGGTTGGCCATGCTGACGCACGAAGTGAAACGCCAGCACGGCCGCCGCGTGCAGGTCGTCATCGGCGAACCGATCCCGCCGGAGGAACTGACCGAGCTGACCTGCCGCCAGGGTCTCATCGACCACCTGCGGCACGTCACCTACGGGCTGGAACGCCAGCTTCCCGCAAAGAAGTTCCTCCGCAAACCCCGCTGA
- the coaE gene encoding dephospho-CoA kinase (Dephospho-CoA kinase (CoaE) performs the final step in coenzyme A biosynthesis.) — protein sequence MTTSRAPVVGLIGGIGSGKSALARWVAGQRNVRILDADSAGHRALQNEAVRQRLCERFGEEILDETGVVSRPQLAAIVFGITPEHRQHRETLEQIVHPVIREDIRAQLQQAAADPAVELILLDAALLLEAGWNELCDAVVFVDTPRTIRQQRVQSNRNWSEDELQRREANQRSVTEKRAAADAVVDNSRSIEVAGGQFLEWFERQFRAPDCGRNQAGLAPA from the coding sequence GTGACAACCTCGAGAGCACCAGTCGTCGGGTTGATCGGCGGCATCGGATCGGGCAAGTCCGCGCTGGCCCGATGGGTTGCCGGGCAGCGCAACGTCCGCATCCTCGATGCCGATTCCGCGGGGCACCGTGCCCTCCAGAACGAGGCGGTACGTCAGCGGCTGTGTGAACGATTCGGAGAGGAAATCCTCGACGAAACAGGCGTGGTGAGTCGCCCGCAGCTGGCGGCGATCGTCTTCGGGATCACTCCCGAGCATCGTCAACACCGTGAAACTCTGGAGCAGATTGTCCACCCGGTCATTCGCGAGGACATTCGGGCCCAGTTGCAGCAGGCCGCCGCGGATCCAGCCGTGGAACTGATCCTCCTGGATGCCGCACTGTTGCTGGAAGCGGGCTGGAACGAACTGTGTGATGCGGTGGTCTTTGTCGACACTCCGCGTACTATTCGCCAGCAGCGCGTGCAGAGCAACCGGAACTGGAGCGAAGACGAGTTGCAGCGCCGGGAGGCGAACCAGCGGAGCGTGACAGAGAAACGGGCGGCGGCGGATGCCGTCGTCGACAATTCGCGATCAATTGAAGTTGCCGGAGGCCAGTTCCTCGAATGGTTTGAACGTCAGTTTCGGGCCCCTGATTGTGGTCGGAACCAGGCTGGACTGGCACCAGCCTGA